A genomic segment from Aegilops tauschii subsp. strangulata cultivar AL8/78 chromosome 1, Aet v6.0, whole genome shotgun sequence encodes:
- the LOC141039230 gene encoding uncharacterized protein: MQAVGKKLEADLADLKSRLKMQEMETRKANAKFVSSIATQEKLKTEFDAERKAWVEEKAALVTRAEQAEKALAEKTAELSGLKRQVSQMVAAIFGPRSANLNQSVVTKLKAVYTLVEQLYTGSQRALAVVALSNEVPTHLAEVLRRLAVLPQRIQELRRASARAGAIAALSRAKAFLPELDPADIALGYPSLKEDGSAFDQKDFAACVKAVRPVATLIGNDTDLTKYQPGYDAENQRIPTPRYEALNLIPPARQHTFAPEIDPAGLIDEEAQFKALSGIDWKSSTFEVLGSAGGEDRNEPGTSTQRAS, from the exons atgcaggctgttggaaagaaactagaggcggaccttgcggatctcaagagccggctgaagatgcaggagatggagacccggaaggcaaacgccaagtttgtatccagcatcgccactcaagaaaaattgaagaccgagtttgatgctgagagaaaagcctgggtcgaagagaaggccgcactggtgacccgggcggaacaggcggagaaggctctcgctgagaagaccgccgagctctccggcctaaagcgccaggtttcccaaatggtggccgctatcttcg gtcccaggagtgccaacctcaaccagagtgtggtcaccaagttaaaggccgtgtacaccctggtggaacagctctacaccgggtcacagcgcgccttagctgtggtggccctatccaacgaggtgccaactcatctggctgaagtcctgcgccggctcgccgttctgcctcagcggatccaagagctgcgacgggcctccgcgagagccggagcaatcgccgcgctgagccgggccaaggcattcctgccggagctagacccggcagatatcgccctgggttatccaagcctgaaggaagacggctcagctttcgatcagaaggacttcgcggcgtgtgtgaaggctgtacgcccggtggccaccctcatcgggaacgacacagatctgaccaagtaccagccgggttatgacgcggagaatcagaggattccaacccctcgctatgaagccctcaacctgatcccgccggctcgtcagcacaccttcgctccggagattgacccggccgggttaattgacgaagaagcccaattcaaagctctcagcggcatcgactggaagtcatcaaccttcgaggtcttgggatcagccggaggagaagataggaatgagccggggacttcaactcagcgagCATCATAA